In a genomic window of Actinomadura rubteroloni:
- a CDS encoding sigma-70 family RNA polymerase sigma factor, whose translation MDLEPYRAELLAFCYRMLGSFHEAEDLVQETLLRAWKARDRYDPARASVRTWLYRIATNACLTALEGRGRRPLPSGLGSPSDDPEAPLAPALDVPWLEPFPDARADADARADLRLAWVAAVQVLPPRQRAVLVLRDVLAFSAAEVAEQLATTVAAVNSALQRARSTLAGADAAAVAEPDDPEVRAVVQRYLRAFEAADVPALVRLLADDAVLEMPPVPLWYRGSRDYGRFLERVFRTRGTDWATRTLTANGQPAFAAYAPHPGGGHRLHTLQVLTVAAGRVAHNVVFADPRVFAAFGLPAEKPCRER comes from the coding sequence GTGGATCTGGAACCGTACCGGGCCGAGCTGCTGGCGTTCTGCTACCGGATGCTGGGGTCCTTCCACGAAGCCGAGGACCTGGTGCAGGAGACGCTGCTGCGCGCCTGGAAGGCCCGCGACCGGTACGACCCGGCGCGCGCCTCGGTGCGGACGTGGCTGTACCGGATCGCGACCAACGCATGCCTGACGGCGCTGGAAGGCCGCGGGCGGCGGCCGTTGCCGTCCGGGCTGGGCTCGCCGAGCGACGATCCCGAGGCGCCGCTGGCACCGGCCCTCGACGTTCCCTGGCTGGAGCCGTTCCCCGACGCGCGGGCCGACGCGGACGCGCGGGCCGACCTGCGGCTCGCGTGGGTGGCGGCGGTCCAGGTGCTGCCGCCGCGGCAGCGGGCGGTGCTGGTGCTGCGCGACGTGCTGGCGTTCTCCGCCGCCGAGGTCGCCGAGCAGTTGGCGACCACGGTCGCGGCGGTCAACAGCGCTCTGCAGCGCGCCCGCTCCACGCTCGCCGGCGCGGACGCGGCCGCCGTCGCCGAGCCGGACGATCCCGAGGTGCGGGCGGTCGTCCAGCGGTACCTGCGGGCGTTCGAGGCGGCCGACGTGCCCGCGCTGGTGCGGCTGCTCGCCGACGACGCCGTCCTGGAGATGCCGCCGGTGCCGCTGTGGTACCGAGGGAGCCGGGACTACGGCCGCTTCCTGGAGCGGGTCTTCCGGACGCGCGGGACGGACTGGGCCACGCGGACGCTCACCGCGAACGGGCAGCCCGCGTTCGCCGCGTACGCGCCGCACCCCGGCGGCGGGCACCGCCTGCACACCCTCCAGGTGCTCACCGTCGCGGCGGGACGGGTCGCGCACAACGTCGTGTTCGCCGACCCGCGCGTCTTCGCGGCGTTCGGGCTCCCCGCCGAAAAGCCGTGCCGGGAGCGATGA
- a CDS encoding sporulation protein → MSPELRRSPDAVALAGGLDGFAMPRRRWDIAIMANDASIRIHPDGLRAIPGGTLSGEITVRAGAAPLAITSLSTALQVRCVSRWDDLYGAPVEVLHTEKLAADLRLDARESVAVPYSIPIGLNTPITYVDGTRIRGDHVRLRVFSTPSVSGTPDFEVRLEPAPPHRRLLDACAELGLRPSRTSLGYGAEFGLWFESDTALIWLNATNDGERLTVTVIDLNVMPRRYVPLPEPWITHLPRYLSPKRRPRS, encoded by the coding sequence ATGAGCCCCGAGCTGCGCCGATCTCCCGATGCCGTGGCTCTGGCGGGCGGCCTCGACGGCTTCGCCATGCCGCGACGGCGGTGGGATATTGCGATCATGGCGAACGACGCATCGATCCGCATTCACCCCGACGGGCTGCGGGCCATCCCCGGTGGGACGCTGAGTGGCGAGATCACGGTGCGGGCGGGCGCCGCTCCGCTGGCGATCACCTCACTGTCCACGGCGCTCCAAGTCCGCTGCGTCAGCCGCTGGGACGACCTCTACGGTGCGCCCGTAGAGGTGTTGCACACCGAGAAACTGGCGGCCGACCTGCGGCTGGACGCCAGAGAGTCGGTCGCCGTCCCTTACAGCATCCCGATCGGCTTGAACACGCCCATCACCTACGTGGACGGCACCCGGATCCGCGGCGACCACGTTCGGCTCAGGGTGTTCTCGACGCCCTCCGTGAGCGGAACACCTGATTTCGAGGTCAGGTTGGAACCGGCCCCACCCCACCGACGTCTTCTGGACGCCTGCGCGGAACTCGGCCTCCGCCCCTCCAGGACGTCCCTCGGTTACGGGGCTGAATTCGGCCTGTGGTTCGAGTCCGACACTGCGCTGATATGGCTCAACGCCACCAACGACGGCGAGCGGTTGACCGTCACCGTGATCGACCTCAACGTCATGCCCCGGCGATACGTGCCCCTGCCCGAGCCCTGGATCACCCATCTGCCCCGTTACTTGTCGCCCAAGCGCCGACCACGTTCGTGA
- a CDS encoding DUF1684 domain-containing protein has protein sequence MAGWTREVYIFGRDGCLAGRRAGRSLFRGRGAPLFDLPCTGPFAFDMHLKESIVSTDEDAWKLWHEERLRAVRAPLGALSITGTHWVADETRIPGVPGVWGPHEAGVRLKAVAADGIRAHGQVLEGVVVLEAGTPGLTVGDRTLAVLVRDGVPAVRVFDSAAANRLTFDGIETFDFDPAWTVAATFTPYDAERAATVPNADGVRRALVLAGDVAFELAGERRTLAVSRSAQGLSAVFGDAASGSSTFRFLDLPEPDAEGRTVVDFTRAYLPPCAFTDHSLCPFPPPGNVLDVPVTAGERSVRRV, from the coding sequence GTGGCCGGGTGGACGAGGGAAGTGTACATTTTTGGTAGGGATGGTTGTCTAGCGGGGCGGCGTGCGGGGCGGTCTCTGTTTCGCGGCAGGGGTGCGCCGCTGTTCGATCTTCCTTGCACCGGTCCGTTCGCCTTCGACATGCATCTGAAGGAGAGCATCGTGAGCACCGACGAGGACGCATGGAAGCTGTGGCATGAGGAGCGGTTGCGCGCGGTGCGGGCGCCGCTCGGCGCGCTGTCGATCACCGGGACGCACTGGGTCGCGGACGAGACGCGCATTCCGGGTGTTCCTGGCGTGTGGGGGCCGCATGAGGCCGGTGTGCGGTTGAAGGCTGTCGCGGCGGACGGGATCCGTGCGCACGGACAGGTGCTGGAAGGGGTCGTCGTACTTGAGGCGGGCACGCCCGGTCTGACGGTGGGGGACCGGACGTTGGCTGTGCTGGTCCGCGACGGTGTGCCGGCTGTCCGTGTGTTCGACTCGGCGGCGGCGAACCGGCTGACGTTCGACGGGATCGAGACCTTCGACTTCGACCCGGCGTGGACGGTTGCCGCGACGTTCACGCCGTACGACGCTGAGCGCGCCGCGACCGTGCCGAACGCGGACGGCGTCCGCCGTGCGCTGGTCCTTGCGGGTGACGTGGCCTTCGAGCTTGCGGGAGAGCGCAGGACGCTCGCGGTGTCGCGCTCGGCCCAGGGCCTGAGCGCGGTGTTCGGTGACGCGGCCAGCGGGAGCTCCACGTTCCGCTTCCTCGATCTTCCCGAACCGGACGCCGAGGGACGAACCGTGGTCGACTTCACCAGGGCCTACCTGCCGCCCTGCGCGTTCACCGACCACTCGCTGTGTCCGTTCCCGCCGCCCGGCAATGTCCTGGACGTGCCCGTGACGGCGGGGGAGCGGTCCGTGCGCCGCGTCTGA
- a CDS encoding ABC-2 transporter permease, producing the protein MRKHARERTPRRHWDAFRGSPYLSALVLTLILAAAAGLFAGSYTYAMANPAPRHLPIAVVGTPARANALVTALDRSMSTTLAVRTYPSYASARRAVDEQSRFAILTAGPAAARLDIAPAAGASVARVLVQAAPTASAAARIPLSVRNVKPLQSSDPQGLALFYISLAAVIIGFVGAIQLSVHARPLNPAERIGFIAAYSLLGGFAIGAVVDWLLGVLALPFVLSWAILSFTLFTSGMVFTMFNTLVGRWAMLPTWGLMVMLGNPSSGGAVSWPLLPSGLGAIGRWLPPGASVSAQHTAVYFSGHQHVQPYLVLAAWSIVSLVVFVVWRHRHPGGRPAS; encoded by the coding sequence GTGCGCAAACACGCTCGTGAGCGGACGCCCCGGCGGCATTGGGACGCGTTCCGCGGCTCGCCGTACCTGTCCGCGCTCGTCCTGACGCTGATCCTGGCGGCGGCGGCCGGGCTGTTCGCCGGGTCCTACACCTACGCGATGGCGAACCCGGCGCCCCGGCATCTGCCCATCGCGGTCGTCGGCACTCCGGCACGGGCGAACGCCCTGGTCACCGCTCTGGACCGGTCGATGTCCACGACGCTGGCCGTCCGGACGTACCCGTCGTACGCGTCGGCGCGGCGGGCCGTCGACGAGCAGAGCCGGTTCGCGATTCTGACGGCCGGCCCGGCGGCGGCCCGGCTGGACATCGCACCCGCCGCCGGGGCATCGGTGGCGCGGGTGCTCGTCCAGGCGGCGCCGACGGCCTCGGCCGCGGCCCGGATCCCCCTTTCCGTGCGGAACGTCAAGCCGCTCCAGTCGTCCGATCCGCAGGGGCTCGCGCTCTTCTACATCTCACTCGCCGCCGTGATCATCGGGTTCGTGGGGGCGATCCAGCTCAGCGTCCACGCCCGTCCGCTGAACCCGGCCGAGCGCATCGGGTTCATCGCGGCGTACTCGCTGCTCGGCGGCTTCGCGATCGGCGCCGTCGTGGACTGGCTCCTCGGCGTCCTCGCCCTGCCGTTCGTGCTGTCGTGGGCGATCCTGTCGTTCACGCTGTTCACCAGCGGGATGGTCTTCACCATGTTCAACACCCTGGTCGGACGCTGGGCGATGCTTCCGACGTGGGGGCTGATGGTCATGCTCGGCAACCCGTCGTCGGGCGGCGCGGTGTCATGGCCGCTGCTGCCGTCCGGGCTCGGGGCCATCGGACGGTGGCTGCCGCCCGGCGCGTCGGTAAGCGCGCAACATACGGCCGTCTACTTTTCCGGACACCAGCATGTGCAGCCGTATCTCGTGCTCGCCGCGTGGAGCATCGTGTCCCTTGTCGTGTTCGTCGTCTGGCGGCACCGGCATCCGGGCGGACGGCCCGCGTCCTGA
- a CDS encoding PGPGW domain-containing protein, with amino-acid sequence MAINQQNDTPSSPPEETGEPGRLHRFRERIRRNALLNTTWRIGVFTVGMTVLIGGLVMMVAPGPGILGIIVGLAILASEFAWAQRALHHAKVAAEKAKEKALDPRTKRRNSVLAVLGGLVCGAAVIAYLCLYHFNLPWHVADWTPWS; translated from the coding sequence GTGGCGATCAACCAGCAGAACGACACACCGTCGTCGCCCCCGGAGGAGACCGGGGAGCCGGGCAGGCTGCACCGCTTCCGGGAGCGCATCCGGCGGAACGCGCTGCTCAACACCACCTGGCGCATCGGCGTCTTCACCGTCGGGATGACGGTCCTCATCGGCGGCCTGGTCATGATGGTCGCGCCCGGCCCGGGCATCCTCGGCATCATCGTCGGCCTGGCGATCCTCGCGTCCGAGTTCGCCTGGGCGCAGCGTGCGCTCCACCACGCCAAGGTCGCCGCCGAGAAGGCCAAGGAGAAGGCGCTCGACCCGCGCACCAAGCGCCGCAACTCGGTCCTCGCCGTGCTCGGCGGGCTCGTCTGCGGCGCGGCCGTGATCGCGTACCTGTGCCTGTACCACTTCAACCTGCCGTGGCACGTCGCCGACTGGACGCCCTGGTCCTGA
- a CDS encoding SsgA family sporulation/cell division regulator gives MNSSTSVSAELGLRLVVPDRASVPLLAGLEYAADDPYAIRMAFYVGDDEPVEWIFARELLTVGIVRRAGDGDVEVWPAGPEADDTLNLALSSPFGDALFEVPLSSLAEFLHRTYRAVPAGQESDFIDIDAELENLLWSS, from the coding sequence ATGAACAGCAGTACCTCCGTGTCCGCAGAGCTGGGCCTTCGCCTCGTCGTCCCCGACCGCGCGTCCGTCCCGCTGCTGGCCGGGCTGGAGTACGCGGCCGACGACCCGTACGCGATCCGCATGGCGTTCTACGTCGGCGACGACGAGCCGGTCGAGTGGATCTTCGCGCGCGAGCTGCTGACCGTCGGCATCGTCCGCCGCGCCGGGGACGGCGACGTCGAGGTGTGGCCCGCGGGCCCCGAGGCCGACGACACGCTGAACCTTGCGCTGTCCTCGCCGTTCGGGGACGCGCTGTTCGAGGTCCCGCTGTCGTCGCTCGCGGAGTTCCTGCACCGCACCTACCGCGCCGTCCCGGCGGGCCAGGAGAGCGACTTCATCGACATCGACGCCGAGCTGGAGAACCTGCTCTGGTCGTCGTGA
- the sthA gene encoding Si-specific NAD(P)(+) transhydrogenase encodes MNDFDVLVLGSGPGGQRAAIAAAKLGRRVAIVDRATMIGGVCINTGTIPSKTLREAVLYLTGLNQRELYGQSYRVKDDITVADLGMRTRHVIGREIDVVRSQLARNHVTTLSGHGRFTGPHSITVEDGEGRVHDYTAGKIVIATGTRPARPATVEFDDRTVIDSDGIIHLDRIPETMVVVGAGVIGIEYASMFAALGSKVTVVERRDRMLEFCDLEIVEALKYHLRDLAVTFRFREAVASVERHARGAIAVLESGKRLPADTVMYSAGRQGVTDDLGLAAAGLDADHRGRIKVDDDYRTEVPHIYAVGDVIGFPSLAATSMEQGRLAAHHACGEPVSDIHEIQPIGIYTIPEISFAGRTEDELTEAKIPFEVGVSRYRELARGQIIGDSYGMLKLLVSSEDRSLLGVHVFGTNATELVHIGQTVMGLGGTVDYLVNAVFNYPTLAESYKVAALDATNKMRHIARLVD; translated from the coding sequence GTGAACGACTTCGACGTCCTTGTGCTCGGATCCGGCCCCGGCGGGCAGCGCGCGGCCATCGCCGCCGCCAAGCTCGGCCGGCGCGTCGCCATCGTGGACCGGGCGACCATGATCGGCGGCGTCTGCATCAACACGGGAACGATCCCGTCCAAGACGCTGCGCGAGGCCGTCCTCTACCTGACCGGCCTCAACCAGCGCGAACTGTACGGGCAGAGCTACCGGGTCAAGGACGACATCACCGTCGCCGATCTCGGGATGCGCACGCGGCACGTGATCGGCCGCGAGATCGACGTGGTGCGCAGCCAGCTCGCCCGCAACCACGTCACGACGCTGAGCGGCCACGGCCGCTTCACCGGCCCGCACTCGATCACCGTGGAGGACGGCGAGGGCCGCGTCCACGATTACACCGCCGGGAAGATCGTCATCGCGACGGGGACGCGTCCGGCCCGTCCGGCGACCGTCGAGTTCGACGACCGGACCGTCATCGACTCCGACGGCATCATCCACCTGGACCGCATCCCCGAGACCATGGTCGTGGTCGGCGCCGGGGTGATCGGGATCGAGTACGCGTCGATGTTCGCCGCCCTCGGCAGCAAGGTCACCGTCGTCGAGCGGCGCGACCGGATGCTGGAGTTCTGCGACCTGGAGATCGTCGAGGCGCTGAAGTACCACCTGCGCGACCTGGCGGTGACGTTCCGGTTCCGCGAGGCCGTGGCGTCCGTCGAGCGGCACGCGCGCGGCGCCATCGCCGTCCTGGAGAGCGGCAAACGTCTCCCCGCCGACACGGTCATGTATTCGGCGGGAAGGCAGGGCGTCACCGACGACCTGGGGCTCGCCGCCGCCGGGCTGGACGCCGACCACCGCGGCCGGATCAAGGTGGACGACGACTACCGCACCGAGGTGCCGCACATCTACGCGGTCGGGGACGTCATCGGCTTCCCGTCGCTGGCCGCCACGTCGATGGAGCAGGGCCGGCTGGCGGCGCACCACGCCTGCGGCGAACCGGTCTCCGACATCCACGAGATCCAGCCGATCGGCATCTACACGATCCCGGAGATCAGCTTCGCGGGACGGACCGAGGACGAGCTGACGGAGGCCAAGATCCCGTTCGAGGTGGGGGTGTCGCGCTACCGGGAGCTGGCGCGCGGTCAGATCATCGGGGATTCGTACGGGATGCTGAAACTGCTCGTCTCGTCGGAGGACCGCTCGCTGCTGGGCGTCCACGTCTTCGGGACGAACGCCACCGAGCTCGTCCACATCGGCCAGACGGTGATGGGGCTCGGGGGGACGGTGGACTACCTCGTCAACGCCGTGTTCAACTACCCGACGCTGGCGGAGTCCTACAAGGTCGCGGCGCTGGACGCGACGAACAAGATGCGCCACATCGCGCGGCTCGTGGACTGA
- the ppgK gene encoding polyphosphate--glucose phosphotransferase, with amino-acid sequence MSLLGIDIGGSGVKGAPVDLATGAFEAERMRIETPRPSEPKAVAAAVAQITAHFGGTGPVGVTFPGVVLHGVTRTAANLDRSWIGVDAAALFGEATGRPVSVLNDADAAGIAEMRLGAGRGAQGTVAIFTLGTGIGSALFTEGVLLPNTEFGHLELDGHDAETRASAKIREDEDLSWDKWAHRLSVYLRHVEKLISPTLIVLGGGVSRKADKFIPLITGVSAPIVPAALHNNAGIVGAAMVAAAARP; translated from the coding sequence ATGAGCTTGCTGGGCATCGACATCGGCGGATCGGGCGTCAAGGGCGCCCCGGTGGACCTCGCCACCGGGGCGTTCGAGGCGGAGCGGATGCGCATCGAGACCCCCCGTCCCTCCGAGCCGAAGGCGGTCGCGGCGGCCGTCGCGCAGATCACCGCGCACTTCGGCGGGACGGGACCCGTCGGGGTGACGTTCCCCGGCGTCGTCCTGCACGGCGTGACGCGGACCGCCGCCAACCTCGACCGGAGCTGGATCGGCGTGGACGCCGCCGCGCTGTTCGGCGAGGCCACCGGACGTCCCGTCAGCGTCCTCAACGACGCCGACGCCGCCGGGATCGCCGAGATGCGGCTCGGCGCGGGCCGCGGCGCGCAGGGCACGGTCGCGATCTTCACGCTCGGCACCGGCATCGGCAGCGCGCTGTTCACCGAGGGCGTGCTGCTGCCCAACACCGAGTTCGGGCACCTGGAGCTGGACGGGCACGACGCCGAGACCCGCGCGTCCGCCAAGATCCGCGAGGACGAGGACCTGAGCTGGGACAAATGGGCGCACCGTCTCAGCGTCTACCTCCGCCACGTCGAGAAGCTGATCTCGCCGACGCTGATCGTGCTCGGCGGCGGCGTGAGCCGCAAGGCCGACAAGTTCATCCCGCTGATCACCGGGGTGAGCGCGCCGATCGTCCCGGCCGCGCTGCACAACAACGCCGGGATCGTCGGGGCCGCGATGGTCGCCGCCGCCGCGCGTCCCTGA
- a CDS encoding aminotransferase class IV: MTEQGKVWINGDLVDPREATVSVLDHGFLVGDGVFETVKATGGEPFALTRHLRRLAVSAAGLGLPEPDQDAIAQGVLEVLAAAPRWPLGRIRVTYTSGPGPLGSARGDAGPTVVVTAAEQRPFPATAAVAVVPWPRNERGPLTGLKTTSYADNAVALDHAARRDAGEAIFGNLAGNLCEGTGSNVFVVRRGRLVTPPLSAGCLAGVTRALALEWCGGEEQDVSLDALRDADEAFLTSTTRDLQPIALVDGVALPAAPGPITAKAMETFAARAAEVMDP, encoded by the coding sequence GTGACGGAGCAGGGCAAGGTCTGGATCAACGGTGATCTGGTCGACCCGCGCGAGGCGACGGTGTCGGTGCTCGACCACGGTTTCCTCGTCGGCGACGGGGTCTTCGAGACGGTGAAGGCGACGGGCGGCGAGCCGTTCGCCCTGACCCGGCACCTGCGGCGGCTCGCGGTGTCGGCGGCGGGACTCGGACTGCCCGAACCCGACCAGGACGCCATCGCCCAGGGCGTCCTGGAAGTACTGGCGGCGGCGCCGCGCTGGCCGCTCGGCCGGATCCGCGTCACGTACACGAGCGGTCCGGGCCCGCTCGGTTCGGCGCGCGGCGACGCGGGGCCGACGGTCGTGGTGACGGCCGCCGAGCAGCGCCCGTTCCCGGCGACGGCGGCGGTCGCGGTCGTCCCGTGGCCGCGCAACGAGCGGGGCCCGCTGACCGGGCTGAAGACGACGTCCTACGCCGACAACGCCGTCGCGCTGGACCATGCGGCGCGGCGGGACGCGGGCGAGGCGATCTTCGGGAACCTCGCCGGGAACCTGTGCGAGGGCACCGGCAGCAACGTGTTCGTCGTCCGGCGCGGACGGCTCGTCACTCCCCCGCTGTCGGCGGGCTGCCTGGCGGGCGTCACGCGGGCGCTGGCGCTGGAGTGGTGCGGCGGCGAGGAGCAGGACGTTTCGCTGGACGCGCTGCGCGACGCCGACGAGGCGTTCCTGACCTCCACCACGCGCGATCTCCAGCCGATCGCGCTGGTGGACGGCGTCGCGCTCCCGGCGGCGCCCGGCCCGATCACCGCCAAAGCGATGGAGACGTTCGCGGCGCGGGCGGCCGAGGTGATGGACCCCTGA
- a CDS encoding chorismate-binding protein translates to MDFAYAGGVLATGPAETTSDPAALEGGGWWAVAVTFEGKVTCVRFTDVRRAPHPEGPWSAPGAWTSSLDRAAYTAGVRRIRDEIADGVVYQANLCRVLSAPLPAGAGMAGLGSRLARGNPAPYAMTLSVPGLEIASASPELYLARDGDVVESRPIKGTARTAAGLLPKDRAENVMIVDLVRNDLGRTAATGSVTVPELCAVEEHPGLVHMVSTVRARLAPGTGWPELIAATFPPGSVTGTPKASALALLAELEPVPRGPYCGAIGWVDADARRGALAVGIRTFWAEDGMLRLGTGAGITWGSDPAGEWRETELKAARLLEVASGDGAGQGLDQR, encoded by the coding sequence ATGGACTTCGCGTACGCCGGCGGCGTGCTGGCGACGGGACCGGCGGAGACGACGAGCGATCCGGCCGCGCTGGAGGGCGGCGGCTGGTGGGCGGTGGCCGTCACGTTCGAGGGCAAGGTGACGTGCGTGCGGTTCACCGACGTCCGCCGGGCCCCGCATCCGGAGGGCCCGTGGAGCGCTCCCGGCGCGTGGACGTCGTCCCTGGACCGTGCCGCGTACACGGCGGGCGTACGGCGCATCCGGGACGAGATCGCCGACGGCGTCGTGTACCAGGCCAATCTGTGCCGCGTCCTGTCGGCGCCGCTGCCGGCGGGCGCGGGCATGGCGGGCCTCGGGAGCAGGCTGGCGCGCGGCAACCCGGCCCCGTACGCGATGACGCTGAGCGTCCCGGGCCTGGAGATCGCGTCGGCGTCCCCTGAGCTGTACCTGGCGCGGGACGGCGACGTGGTGGAGTCGCGTCCGATCAAGGGCACCGCGCGGACGGCGGCGGGCCTGCTCCCGAAGGACCGCGCCGAGAACGTCATGATCGTGGACCTCGTCCGCAACGACCTCGGCCGGACGGCCGCGACGGGTTCGGTGACGGTGCCGGAGCTGTGCGCGGTGGAGGAGCATCCGGGGCTCGTCCACATGGTCTCGACCGTCCGGGCGCGGCTCGCGCCGGGGACGGGCTGGCCCGAGCTGATCGCCGCGACGTTCCCGCCCGGCTCGGTGACCGGGACGCCCAAGGCGAGCGCGTTGGCGCTGCTGGCCGAGCTCGAACCGGTCCCGCGCGGGCCGTACTGTGGAGCCATCGGCTGGGTCGACGCCGATGCCCGGCGCGGTGCCCTCGCGGTCGGCATCCGGACCTTCTGGGCGGAGGACGGCATGCTGCGCCTCGGCACCGGCGCGGGCATCACCTGGGGCTCGGACCCGGCCGGCGAATGGCGGGAGACCGAGCTGAAGGCGGCTCGGCTGTTGGAGGTGGCTTCCGGTGACGGAGCAGGGCAAGGTCTGGATCAACGGTGA
- a CDS encoding salicylate synthase has translation MTVPPVERPERTERVVATGASPVLLMAALAGSNLFDEYVVYEKPGMWTFAGGALGEVILEADTVSTAWPDAPRDVRPWSGRPADALRAAFAACPLPTWNAYGWIAFEFAARRPAGRLAHLLVPRVEVRVHDGTAHITGGDRDEVERVTAALAKGAPEPAAPTRVQIRTDGDHYRERVAEAIAEIHAGRYQKVILSRTVDVPFPVDVIATYVRGRRANTPARSFLSVLGDHQALGFSPEVLALVTAGGRVRTDPLAGTRAFNRTDDDPRLRNELLHDPKEVFEHAISVYTAQDELQRICAPGTVRIGDFMTVKQRGSVQHLGSTVTGTLARDRTSWDALDTLFPGVTASGVPKAQAIEAITRLDEPRGLYSGAALSVTHEGALDCALVLRALYRQDGRTWLRAGAGIVGASNPEREFEETCEKLTSIAPHVVASEDGTPT, from the coding sequence GTGACCGTCCCACCAGTCGAGCGCCCGGAACGCACGGAACGGGTGGTGGCGACCGGTGCGTCCCCCGTCCTGCTGATGGCGGCGCTGGCCGGGTCGAACCTGTTCGACGAATACGTCGTCTACGAGAAGCCCGGCATGTGGACGTTCGCGGGCGGCGCGCTGGGCGAGGTGATCCTCGAAGCCGACACGGTGAGCACCGCCTGGCCGGACGCGCCCCGCGACGTGCGCCCGTGGTCGGGCCGTCCGGCCGACGCGCTACGCGCGGCGTTCGCCGCCTGCCCCCTGCCGACGTGGAACGCCTACGGCTGGATCGCGTTCGAGTTCGCCGCCCGCCGCCCGGCCGGCCGCCTGGCCCACCTGCTCGTCCCGCGCGTGGAGGTCCGCGTCCACGACGGCACCGCGCACATCACGGGAGGCGACCGCGACGAGGTCGAACGCGTCACCGCCGCGCTGGCGAAAGGCGCACCGGAACCGGCCGCACCGACCAGAGTGCAGATCCGCACCGACGGCGACCATTACCGGGAACGAGTCGCCGAAGCCATCGCCGAGATCCACGCGGGCCGCTACCAGAAGGTGATCCTCTCCCGGACGGTCGACGTGCCGTTCCCCGTGGACGTCATCGCCACCTACGTACGCGGACGCCGGGCCAACACGCCGGCCCGCTCGTTCCTGTCGGTACTGGGCGACCACCAGGCGCTCGGCTTCAGCCCAGAAGTACTGGCATTGGTGACCGCGGGCGGACGCGTACGAACCGACCCGCTGGCGGGAACCCGGGCTTTCAACCGGACGGACGACGACCCCCGCCTCAGGAACGAGCTCCTGCACGACCCGAAAGAGGTCTTCGAGCACGCGATCTCCGTCTACACCGCACAAGACGAACTGCAGCGGATCTGCGCCCCGGGAACCGTGCGGATCGGCGATTTCATGACCGTCAAACAACGCGGCAGCGTGCAGCACCTGGGCTCCACCGTGACCGGCACGCTGGCCCGCGACCGCACGTCCTGGGACGCGCTCGACACCCTCTTCCCGGGCGTGACGGCGTCCGGCGTCCCCAAAGCGCAGGCGATCGAAGCCATCACCCGCCTGGACGAACCGCGCGGCCTCTATTCGGGCGCGGCCCTCTCGGTGACCCACGAAGGCGCACTGGACTGCGCGCTGGTCCTGCGCGCCCTCTACCGCCAGGACGGCCGGACATGGCTGCGCGCGGGCGCGGGAATCGTGGGCGCCTCGAATCCGGAAAGGGAATTCGAGGAGACGTGCGAGAAGCTGACGAGCATCGCCCCCCACGTGGTCGCGTCCGAAGACGGAACACCGACGTAG